Proteins from one Thermobifida alba genomic window:
- a CDS encoding AfsR/SARP family transcriptional regulator, with the protein MNITPTAPKPRQVVSLLLLRRNTVVQTRELIDELWRESPPPSAMTTLQTYIYKLRKILLEHGNGDCLSTRPGGYMLTVPDTMVDLSRFEKEAHEGRLLLESGDSEKAARTLRSALALWRGPALLDVAHGDLLSSYVTRLEELRFRTLELRIEADLRLGHHRETISELKSLVLTHPLHEKLHASLMIALSRSGRRHEALEMYQKLRRTMIEDLGLEPGHDLRELHQSLLSDDFVHPPAEKPLHKHAPQQRRAVEPLTVPPHGTGLSKRTPRGQRPFPTQLPPDLADFTGHTAVLEKITAGLAPGDSGTQPPVTRTVAISGMPGVGKSSLAIRLAHRLRPRFEDGYLYVDLQGAAGTQATIGHVLQQLLQTLGVTPDGLPATLEEQGRMFRSLCSRTRLLMILDGASSTADVRPLLLDAPNCATIITSRRRLHGLIGVWSVEMSPLGRSESVELLRSIVGASRLDRAPRAVERLVNASGGFPPALRSIGDHLAAAPGLRIDEVAEQLLDSSGPPDMLHVGGSDLKSRFDSCYASLNRVDQSAFRLLSMLSPDGFRIGTAAGLLGVDVQDAEHTLERLVDHHLITVSHGDDGQAHYTLPQPLLNYARERLAHTLENSQATAI; encoded by the coding sequence GTGAACATCACTCCGACCGCCCCCAAGCCCAGGCAGGTGGTCTCGCTCCTACTGCTGCGCAGGAACACGGTCGTGCAGACACGTGAACTCATCGACGAACTCTGGCGAGAGTCCCCGCCTCCCAGCGCGATGACCACGCTCCAGACCTACATCTACAAGCTGCGCAAGATCCTCCTGGAACACGGCAACGGCGACTGCCTGAGCACGCGGCCCGGAGGTTACATGCTGACCGTGCCCGACACGATGGTCGACCTCTCGCGCTTCGAGAAGGAAGCACACGAGGGACGACTCCTCCTGGAGTCCGGTGACTCCGAGAAGGCCGCGCGGACACTCCGCAGTGCCTTGGCGCTGTGGCGCGGCCCGGCTCTGCTGGACGTGGCCCACGGCGACCTCCTCTCCTCCTACGTGACCCGGCTGGAGGAGTTGCGCTTCCGGACACTGGAGTTGCGCATCGAGGCCGACCTGAGGCTCGGCCACCACAGGGAGACCATCAGCGAACTCAAGTCTTTGGTCCTCACCCACCCTCTGCACGAAAAACTCCACGCGTCCCTCATGATCGCCCTGAGCCGCTCCGGGCGGCGGCACGAGGCATTGGAGATGTACCAGAAGCTCCGTAGGACCATGATCGAGGATCTGGGCTTGGAGCCTGGACACGACCTGAGAGAACTGCACCAGTCGCTGCTGTCCGACGACTTCGTCCACCCCCCGGCCGAGAAACCCCTTCACAAGCACGCCCCGCAGCAGCGCCGCGCGGTGGAACCGCTCACCGTCCCGCCCCACGGCACCGGTCTTTCGAAGAGGACACCGCGCGGGCAGCGGCCCTTTCCCACGCAGCTCCCCCCGGACCTGGCGGACTTCACCGGACACACCGCCGTCCTGGAGAAGATCACCGCTGGGCTGGCTCCCGGCGATTCCGGCACGCAACCCCCGGTGACCCGCACTGTGGCCATCAGCGGAATGCCCGGTGTCGGCAAGTCCTCTCTGGCGATCCGCCTCGCGCACAGGCTCAGACCCCGGTTCGAGGACGGTTACCTCTACGTCGACCTTCAAGGCGCGGCCGGAACCCAGGCCACCATCGGTCACGTGCTCCAGCAGCTGCTGCAGACGCTCGGGGTCACCCCCGACGGCCTGCCCGCGACTCTGGAGGAGCAGGGCCGGATGTTCCGCTCCCTCTGCTCCAGGACACGGCTGCTCATGATCCTCGACGGCGCCTCCTCCACCGCTGACGTCCGCCCCCTGCTCCTGGACGCCCCGAACTGCGCCACGATCATCACCAGTCGCCGCCGCCTGCACGGCCTCATCGGGGTCTGGAGCGTCGAAATGAGCCCGCTCGGACGCTCCGAGAGCGTCGAGCTGCTCCGCAGCATCGTCGGCGCCTCCCGGTTGGACCGCGCGCCTCGCGCCGTGGAGCGCTTGGTCAACGCCAGTGGCGGCTTTCCCCCCGCGCTGCGCTCCATCGGGGACCACCTGGCCGCGGCGCCCGGTCTGCGAATCGACGAAGTGGCGGAACAGCTCCTCGACAGCAGCGGTCCCCCAGACATGCTGCACGTGGGGGGAAGCGACCTGAAATCGCGTTTCGACTCCTGCTACGCTTCGCTCAACCGAGTTGACCAAAGCGCGTTCCGGCTGCTCAGCATGCTCTCACCGGACGGTTTCCGGATCGGCACCGCCGCAGGCCTCCTCGGCGTCGACGTCCAAGACGCCGAACACACCCTGGAACGACTGGTCGACCACCACCTGATCACCGTCTCCCACGGAGACGACGGCCAAGCCCACTACACGCTCCCTCAACCCCTCCTCAACTACGCCCGGGAGCGCCTCGCGCACACCCTTGAGAACTCCCAGGCCACCGCCATCTGA
- a CDS encoding ester cyclase translates to MSHQVESVRRLIAAINTGKTDDVDEYIHEEYLNPATLEHGIAQGPQAFAQIVGWVKATFSEEAHLEEVRIEERGEWVKAYLVLYGRHVGNLVGMAPTGRRFAGEQVHLFRFVDGKIRDHRDWPAFQSTLRQLGDPWPEKGGWRP, encoded by the coding sequence ATGAGCCACCAGGTGGAGAGCGTCCGCAGGTTGATCGCGGCGATCAATACCGGCAAGACCGACGACGTGGACGAGTACATCCACGAGGAGTACCTGAACCCCGCGACGCTCGAACACGGCATCGCCCAGGGGCCTCAGGCCTTCGCCCAGATCGTCGGCTGGGTGAAGGCGACCTTCTCCGAGGAGGCCCATCTGGAGGAGGTCCGTATCGAAGAGCGTGGCGAGTGGGTCAAGGCGTACCTGGTCCTCTACGGCCGCCACGTCGGCAACCTCGTCGGCATGGCACCCACGGGACGCAGGTTCGCCGGCGAGCAGGTCCATCTGTTCCGCTTCGTGGACGGCAAGATCCGGGACCATCGCGACTGGCCCGCCTTCCAGAGCACTCTCCGCCAACTGGGTGACCCCTGGCCGGAGAAGGGCGGCTGGCGTCCGTGA
- a CDS encoding class I SAM-dependent DNA methyltransferase — MYTADLAEVYHLIYTGRGKDYATEARTVEKLVRAHSPEADSLLDVACGTGAHLAAFQSRFSRVEGLEFSPDMIAEARSRRPGITISRGDMRDFDLGRRFDTVICMASSIAYLRSTGELGQTVAAMARHLRPGGVIVLEPWVFPENFIPGYVAADIARDGDRTVARVSHSHRRGRKVPMVVHYIVADAQTGIRHFTDTHTLRLFEQSEYESAFDRAGCDVHYERDARFPLGLFIGHARVPNER; from the coding sequence ATGTACACAGCCGACCTGGCAGAGGTATACCACCTCATCTACACCGGCCGGGGCAAGGACTACGCAACCGAAGCCAGGACCGTTGAGAAGCTGGTCCGCGCCCACAGCCCCGAAGCCGACTCCCTCCTCGACGTCGCGTGCGGGACGGGTGCCCACCTGGCCGCGTTCCAGTCCCGCTTCAGCCGCGTCGAGGGGCTGGAGTTCTCCCCGGACATGATCGCCGAGGCCCGCTCCCGGCGCCCCGGAATCACGATCTCCCGGGGCGACATGCGCGACTTCGACCTCGGCCGCCGCTTCGACACCGTCATCTGCATGGCGAGTTCGATCGCCTACCTGCGCTCCACCGGCGAACTGGGCCAAACGGTGGCCGCGATGGCACGTCACCTGAGACCGGGGGGAGTCATCGTCCTGGAACCGTGGGTCTTCCCCGAGAACTTCATCCCCGGCTACGTGGCGGCGGACATCGCCAGGGACGGCGACCGCACGGTCGCCCGCGTGTCCCACTCGCATCGCCGGGGCAGGAAGGTGCCGATGGTGGTGCACTACATCGTTGCCGATGCCCAGACCGGAATCCGCCACTTCACCGACACCCACACCCTGAGGCTCTTCGAACAGTCCGAGTACGAGTCCGCATTCGACCGCGCGGGCTGCGACGTCCACTACGAGCGCGACGCTCGCTTCCCTCTCGGCCTCTTCATCGGCCACGCACGCGTCCCGAACGAACGCTGA
- a CDS encoding NAD-dependent epimerase/dehydratase family protein, with protein MDPLRPRRAHRLSPTVQAGEGPRRVVVLGGTGWLGRHLHSLARRRGHDVLAVARTPVSHIRGGEFRRMDVAHASRGQVAALLEEFRADVVVNAVDSANATDGWERTEEEMAASNVHLVDTLLSAVAGLAHRPRLVHVSTVLEYGPQSPGTSLCAATPLTPRTVYDRTRLVGSLAVLRAARAGRVDATVVRLPNLCGPHPSPATFFGKLLAALRESARSGRTVRVAVAKAHRDFVDVRDAADGVLRAAVVPEAVGRAVNLGSGRAVEIRTLVRLFTRAAGLSEGAVRDTGQPVASLGGDWIRVDVEEAWDLLGWRARTPLEVSLREAWEQDAA; from the coding sequence GTGGATCCTCTACGTCCCCGACGTGCGCATCGTCTGAGCCCGACCGTCCAGGCCGGGGAAGGCCCCCGGCGCGTCGTCGTCCTGGGCGGCACCGGATGGCTGGGCCGCCACCTGCACTCCCTGGCCAGGAGACGCGGGCACGACGTGCTCGCGGTCGCGCGGACGCCCGTGTCCCACATCCGCGGCGGGGAGTTCCGACGTATGGACGTGGCCCACGCCTCGCGCGGGCAGGTCGCGGCCCTGCTCGAGGAGTTCCGCGCCGACGTGGTCGTCAACGCCGTGGACTCGGCCAACGCCACCGACGGCTGGGAGCGCACCGAGGAGGAGATGGCCGCTTCCAACGTTCACCTCGTCGACACTCTCCTTTCGGCGGTGGCGGGTCTGGCACACCGGCCGCGCCTGGTGCATGTGAGCACGGTGCTGGAGTACGGACCGCAGTCGCCGGGGACGTCGCTGTGCGCCGCTACGCCGCTGACCCCCCGGACCGTTTACGACAGGACGCGGCTGGTCGGGTCGCTCGCGGTGCTTCGGGCCGCCCGCGCCGGCCGGGTGGACGCCACGGTGGTTCGTCTTCCCAACTTGTGCGGCCCCCATCCTTCGCCGGCCACCTTTTTCGGCAAACTCCTGGCCGCTCTGCGGGAATCGGCGCGGTCCGGTCGCACCGTCAGAGTGGCCGTTGCCAAGGCCCACCGCGACTTCGTGGACGTGCGTGATGCCGCCGACGGCGTCCTGCGAGCCGCTGTGGTGCCCGAGGCCGTCGGCCGGGCGGTGAATCTTGGCAGCGGCAGGGCCGTCGAGATCCGTACCCTGGTGCGACTGTTCACCCGGGCGGCGGGGCTGTCGGAGGGAGCGGTCCGTGACACCGGGCAGCCGGTGGCGAGCCTCGGCGGCGATTGGATCCGGGTGGACGTCGAGGAGGCGTGGGACCTGTTGGGGTGGCGGGCACGTACTCCGCTTGAGGTGTCGCTGCGCGAGGCCTGGGAGCAGGACGCGGCCTGA
- a CDS encoding class I SAM-dependent methyltransferase, with protein sequence MLACRICDGRVEEFCDFGRQPLSDAFLGPDGRDDEYFFRLAVGVCSSCAMVQLVEEVPRTRMFHEDYPYRSSGSTRMRRHFERTAEELLAGELSQGDPFIVEIGCNDGIMLKTISRAGVRHLGVEPSGGVAQLARADGVRVTTEFFQESSALTIRKTDGAADVVYAANTVCHIPYMDSIFRGVDALLGPDGVFVFEDPYLGDVIDRTSFDQIYDEHFYLFSVTSVDAMARRFGFELVNAERLPVHGGEVRYTLARKGRRPVAREVHELLAEEERRGLATLEVLRGFAERARGIRERLVALLRELRAAGKTVAGYGATAKSATVLNYCGIGPDLLPYISDTTPTKQGRLTPGSHIPVRTPDSFADPYPDYALLFAWNHSEEIMAKEQRFRQEGGKWILYVPDVRIV encoded by the coding sequence ATGCTCGCATGCCGTATCTGTGATGGTCGGGTGGAGGAATTCTGCGATTTCGGCCGCCAACCGCTGTCCGACGCGTTCCTCGGACCCGACGGCCGCGACGATGAGTACTTCTTCCGGCTCGCCGTGGGGGTGTGCTCCTCCTGCGCCATGGTGCAGTTGGTCGAGGAGGTCCCCCGGACCCGGATGTTTCACGAGGACTACCCCTACCGCTCGTCCGGTTCCACGAGGATGCGCCGCCACTTCGAACGCACCGCCGAGGAGTTGTTGGCGGGCGAGCTCTCCCAGGGGGATCCGTTCATCGTCGAGATCGGCTGCAACGACGGGATCATGCTGAAGACGATCTCGCGGGCAGGGGTGCGGCACCTGGGCGTGGAGCCCTCGGGAGGCGTCGCGCAGCTTGCCCGCGCGGACGGGGTCAGGGTGACAACCGAATTCTTCCAGGAGTCGTCTGCGCTGACCATCCGCAAGACCGACGGAGCGGCGGACGTCGTCTACGCGGCCAACACCGTGTGCCACATCCCCTACATGGACTCGATCTTCCGCGGTGTCGACGCCCTCCTCGGTCCTGACGGCGTGTTCGTGTTCGAGGACCCCTACCTCGGTGACGTCATCGACCGCACCTCCTTCGACCAGATCTACGACGAGCACTTCTACCTCTTCTCGGTGACCTCCGTGGACGCCATGGCGCGGCGCTTCGGTTTCGAGCTGGTCAACGCCGAGCGCCTGCCGGTCCACGGCGGGGAGGTGCGCTACACCCTGGCCCGGAAGGGGCGCAGACCGGTGGCCCGCGAGGTGCACGAACTGCTCGCCGAGGAGGAGCGGCGCGGGCTCGCCACTCTGGAGGTCCTGCGCGGCTTCGCGGAGCGGGCCCGGGGGATCCGCGAGCGTCTGGTCGCCCTGCTGCGCGAACTGCGTGCGGCCGGGAAGACCGTCGCCGGATACGGGGCCACGGCCAAGAGCGCGACCGTGCTCAACTACTGCGGCATCGGCCCGGACCTGCTGCCCTACATCAGTGACACGACTCCGACGAAGCAGGGACGCCTCACACCGGGAAGCCACATCCCGGTGCGCACCCCCGACTCCTTCGCCGACCCCTATCCCGACTACGCGCTGCTCTTCGCGTGGAACCACTCGGAGGAGATCATGGCCAAGGAGCAGCGCTTCCGGCAGGAAGGGGGCAAGTGGATCCTCTACGTCCCCGACGTGCGCATCGTCTGA
- a CDS encoding nucleotide disphospho-sugar-binding domain-containing protein, translating to MRVLFTAFEGSHFNQLVPMAWALRAAGHEVLAACKRSVLQDVVRSGLPTAPLDAPPIWELLDDFHRQSIAHYTAVGTRGPDGSPPTWEELLAQESILVPCLYARLNHITLVRALTALARGWQPDLVIWENTCFAASVAAVASGAAHARMVSGPELSMQVRTRTDFLRLAGERPPEQREDPTAEWLGALLEDVESPSGFEESLLTGQWTIDTRAPSTRTDAPVPTVPVRYVPSDYGKGRTASALPPPNRPRVCLTLGTSIAEAEYALFDLTEVLFSFFTAMAGESVEIVAAVTPQQREQMPPLPADVVVADYLPLDAVLPTCSAVVHHGGYQTKLTAELYGVPQVLLCGYEWVTESMGADYEMSGAVLSLPLRRLNARTLRSSVLRVLREPSYREAAQRVRREMLAMPAPNDAVPALEELTRLRRPASAVRGR from the coding sequence ATGAGGGTTCTCTTCACCGCGTTCGAGGGGTCTCACTTCAATCAGCTCGTCCCGATGGCCTGGGCGCTGCGGGCCGCTGGCCACGAGGTGCTCGCCGCCTGCAAGCGGTCGGTCCTCCAGGACGTGGTCCGCAGCGGACTGCCCACGGCACCGCTGGACGCCCCGCCCATCTGGGAGCTGCTTGACGACTTCCACCGCCAGTCCATCGCCCACTACACCGCCGTCGGCACACGCGGGCCCGATGGCTCCCCGCCCACCTGGGAGGAGCTTCTCGCGCAGGAGAGCATCCTGGTTCCCTGCCTCTACGCCCGCCTGAACCACATCACTCTCGTGCGGGCGTTGACCGCCCTGGCCCGCGGCTGGCAGCCCGACCTGGTGATCTGGGAGAACACGTGTTTCGCCGCTTCGGTCGCGGCTGTGGCCTCGGGAGCGGCGCACGCCCGCATGGTGTCGGGTCCCGAGCTGTCGATGCAGGTGCGTACTCGCACCGACTTCCTGCGTCTGGCCGGGGAGCGACCGCCCGAGCAGCGCGAGGACCCCACCGCCGAATGGCTGGGAGCGCTCCTGGAAGACGTGGAAAGCCCCTCCGGCTTCGAGGAGTCCTTGCTGACCGGGCAGTGGACCATCGACACCAGAGCGCCCAGCACACGCACAGACGCCCCGGTTCCCACGGTCCCCGTGCGCTATGTGCCCTCCGACTACGGGAAAGGCCGCACGGCCTCGGCCCTGCCGCCGCCGAACCGGCCCCGGGTCTGCCTGACGCTGGGCACCTCCATCGCTGAGGCCGAGTACGCCTTGTTCGACCTGACCGAGGTGCTCTTCTCCTTCTTTACCGCGATGGCCGGCGAGTCCGTCGAAATCGTCGCCGCTGTCACCCCGCAGCAGCGCGAGCAGATGCCTCCGCTCCCCGCGGACGTGGTCGTCGCCGACTACCTTCCGCTGGACGCCGTCCTCCCCACCTGTTCGGCTGTCGTGCACCACGGCGGCTACCAGACCAAACTCACCGCGGAACTGTACGGCGTACCGCAGGTTCTCCTGTGCGGATACGAATGGGTCACCGAGTCGATGGGGGCCGACTACGAGATGTCGGGAGCCGTGCTCTCCCTTCCGCTGCGCCGACTGAACGCCCGGACCCTGCGTTCGAGCGTGCTGAGGGTGCTCCGCGAGCCCTCGTACCGGGAGGCGGCGCAGCGGGTCCGCCGGGAGATGCTCGCCATGCCCGCACCGAACGACGCCGTGCCCGCCTTGGAGGAGTTGACGCGGTTGCGCCGACCGGCTTCGGCCGTCCGGGGCCGGTAG
- a CDS encoding cytochrome P450 has product MIEDVESLHEQRAGQWLCRLRGDPYAALLCADGSVQAAGWAKARSFAGAAPRRSALGPLVVAGYDMSRAVLEALPAEALPPDRAAHTDGAWFDRVAAAAEAPIAAAQEHSDRLAATYIAGARLRADLVELTVRTAAAVIAEGFGLSTAQRDRLALVVPAAAAAVDALFCPQRLSDHRAASDALAAVRAVGQQTRSPAADLLVLLTAAGAPAAAGLVVHTVRTVFGTTGEVEGVADDSERTRRIVDEVRRLHPPVRLWEGTLPRALRTPGASIAAGERVAVVIAAANRDPSVYPEPDRFDPCGPGRTREAALPLGPYDRVLAPFAHTCAEAVVRGLARRAATRGARGASRDSRPPSVVYAARAAVTGRIARFPAVVLDGPPGRWPAGRAAHEHAEVAQ; this is encoded by the coding sequence GTGATCGAAGACGTGGAGTCGCTGCACGAACAGCGCGCCGGCCAGTGGCTCTGCCGGCTCAGGGGCGACCCCTACGCCGCGCTGCTGTGCGCCGACGGTTCCGTCCAGGCCGCGGGGTGGGCGAAGGCACGGTCCTTCGCAGGGGCCGCGCCGCGGCGCAGCGCGCTCGGCCCCCTGGTGGTCGCCGGATACGACATGAGCAGAGCCGTGCTGGAGGCGCTTCCCGCCGAAGCGCTGCCCCCGGACCGTGCGGCCCACACGGACGGCGCCTGGTTCGACCGGGTGGCCGCCGCCGCGGAGGCGCCGATCGCGGCGGCTCAGGAGCATTCGGACCGCCTGGCCGCCACGTACATCGCCGGGGCCCGGCTCCGCGCCGACTTGGTCGAACTGACCGTACGGACCGCCGCGGCGGTCATCGCCGAGGGGTTCGGCCTGTCCACCGCGCAGCGCGACCGTCTCGCCCTCGTGGTCCCGGCGGCCGCCGCGGCGGTCGACGCGTTGTTCTGCCCTCAACGACTGTCGGACCACCGCGCCGCGTCCGACGCGCTCGCCGCGGTCCGCGCGGTGGGCCAACAGACGCGGTCTCCCGCCGCCGACCTGCTCGTGCTTCTCACGGCTGCCGGGGCCCCCGCGGCCGCTGGCTTGGTCGTGCACACGGTGCGTACGGTGTTCGGGACTACCGGGGAGGTCGAGGGGGTGGCCGACGACTCCGAGCGCACCCGCCGAATCGTGGACGAAGTGCGTCGCCTGCACCCGCCGGTGCGGCTGTGGGAGGGAACCCTGCCGCGCGCTCTACGCACGCCTGGCGCGTCGATAGCCGCGGGTGAACGTGTCGCCGTCGTGATCGCGGCCGCCAACCGCGACCCGTCGGTCTACCCGGAACCCGACCGCTTCGACCCCTGCGGCCCCGGCAGAACCCGCGAGGCGGCGCTACCGCTCGGTCCCTACGACCGTGTGCTGGCCCCGTTCGCGCACACCTGTGCCGAAGCGGTGGTGCGCGGTCTGGCGCGCCGTGCGGCCACGCGCGGGGCGCGGGGCGCCTCGCGCGACTCCCGCCCGCCCTCCGTCGTCTACGCCGCCAGGGCTGCGGTGACGGGCCGGATCGCGCGTTTTCCCGCGGTGGTGCTGGACGGGCCGCCCGGGCGGTGGCCAGCGGGACGTGCCGCGCACGAGCACGCGGAGGTCGCGCAATGA
- a CDS encoding NAD(P)H-binding protein — protein MTILVTGATGNVGRHVVAQLLEAGQPVRALTRRPATANLPEGVEVVAGDLTKPEGLRSAFEGVDRLFLFPVAETAGEVVRMAREAGVRRVVVLSSVSAGYESGDLSGDHHRAVEVVVEASGLEWTHLRPGEFMANLLDWAPSIRSEGVVRAPFPDEESNAVHEADIADVAVAALLDDGHAGRAYEVNGGETLTRLEQVRVIAEVLGTEIRFEELTREQARELWVSEGMAPELADWLLGTAQADGDGDEEWGEEWGEEESEPGPTCEAVTGRPPRSFAQWVADHRDDFLPKS, from the coding sequence ATGACGATTCTGGTGACGGGTGCGACGGGAAATGTCGGCCGCCATGTGGTGGCGCAACTGCTGGAGGCCGGGCAGCCGGTCAGGGCTTTGACCCGCAGGCCGGCGACCGCGAACCTGCCCGAAGGAGTCGAGGTGGTCGCAGGCGACCTCACCAAACCGGAGGGGCTCCGGTCTGCGTTCGAGGGGGTTGACCGGCTCTTCCTCTTCCCGGTGGCCGAGACCGCGGGCGAGGTGGTCCGCATGGCCCGCGAAGCGGGCGTGCGCCGTGTCGTCGTCCTGTCCTCGGTCTCCGCCGGCTACGAGTCGGGAGATCTCAGCGGAGACCACCACCGCGCCGTGGAGGTGGTGGTCGAGGCGTCGGGACTGGAATGGACACACCTACGACCGGGAGAGTTCATGGCGAACCTGTTGGACTGGGCGCCGTCGATCAGGTCCGAAGGTGTGGTGCGGGCGCCTTTCCCGGATGAGGAGAGCAACGCCGTGCACGAGGCCGACATCGCCGACGTGGCGGTGGCGGCTCTGCTGGACGACGGCCACGCCGGTAGGGCCTACGAAGTCAACGGCGGAGAGACCCTCACCCGACTCGAGCAGGTGCGCGTCATCGCGGAGGTGCTCGGCACAGAGATCCGCTTCGAGGAGCTCACCCGCGAACAGGCCCGCGAACTGTGGGTGTCCGAGGGGATGGCCCCCGAGCTCGCCGACTGGCTGCTGGGCACCGCCCAGGCCGACGGGGACGGGGACGAGGAATGGGGCGAGGAATGGGGCGAGGAGGAGAGCGAGCCGGGGCCGACGTGCGAGGCGGTGACCGGTCGACCGCCTCGCAGCTTCGCGCAGTGGGTGGCCGACCACCGGGACGACTTCCTCCCGAAGTCCTGA
- a CDS encoding activator-dependent family glycosyltransferase, which yields MRVLITTFPATTHLYSQVNIAWALQGAGHEVLVAGHPGMEREVTAAGLSMVAVGEEFEADDGGGAQLDAGMDLDLIAPQTLAQEPFDRLHGLFTMMTPFVFHSVSEDKMVDDLVDVALRWRPDLVLWEPHTFAGAIAARVCGAASARVMLFGLDVIATMRTVHRDRLAGRPPELRDDPLADWLAGHLARYGVDYDEGVALGDFTVNPCPLWMRAPTDPPEMHYVPVRYLAYNGQRPLPHWLREPPARPRVCLTLGVGFRDVLKEDEAPVERLLLAMERLDVEVVATLNETQTSALERIPDNVRVVDFVPLNALLPTCSAIIHHGGAGTFGSALAAGIPQMIFPCDLADTEHMGRKLAEQGAGVHVARDHNPDVEWLRDRIADMLDNPAFARNARRLRDETARMPSPSDIVPVLERLAERYRRVPVGR from the coding sequence ATGCGGGTACTGATCACCACCTTCCCCGCGACCACGCATCTCTACTCACAGGTCAACATCGCCTGGGCCCTCCAGGGAGCCGGACACGAGGTGCTCGTCGCCGGGCATCCGGGAATGGAACGGGAGGTCACCGCCGCCGGGCTGTCCATGGTCGCGGTGGGCGAGGAGTTCGAGGCCGACGATGGCGGCGGTGCGCAACTCGACGCCGGAATGGACCTCGACCTGATCGCTCCGCAGACGCTGGCCCAGGAGCCGTTCGATCGACTGCACGGCCTGTTCACCATGATGACACCGTTCGTGTTCCACAGCGTGTCCGAGGACAAGATGGTCGACGACCTGGTGGACGTCGCCCTGCGCTGGCGGCCCGACCTGGTGCTCTGGGAACCCCACACCTTCGCCGGGGCGATCGCCGCGCGGGTCTGCGGCGCCGCCAGCGCGCGCGTCATGCTGTTCGGCCTCGACGTGATCGCCACCATGCGCACCGTGCACCGGGACAGGCTGGCCGGGCGTCCCCCAGAACTGCGCGACGACCCCCTCGCCGACTGGCTCGCCGGACACCTCGCCCGATACGGGGTGGACTACGACGAAGGGGTCGCCCTGGGTGATTTCACGGTCAATCCCTGCCCGCTGTGGATGCGGGCACCGACCGACCCACCCGAAATGCACTACGTCCCGGTGCGGTACCTGGCCTACAACGGCCAGCGGCCACTTCCCCACTGGTTGCGGGAACCCCCCGCGCGGCCCCGCGTGTGTCTGACCCTGGGGGTGGGTTTCCGCGACGTGCTCAAAGAGGACGAGGCACCGGTGGAACGGCTCCTCCTGGCGATGGAGCGGCTCGACGTCGAGGTGGTGGCCACGCTCAACGAAACCCAGACCTCGGCTCTGGAGCGGATTCCCGACAACGTGCGCGTCGTCGACTTCGTCCCGCTCAACGCCCTGCTTCCCACGTGTTCGGCGATCATCCACCACGGCGGAGCCGGGACGTTCGGCTCCGCGCTGGCCGCGGGGATTCCCCAGATGATCTTCCCGTGCGACCTCGCCGACACCGAACACATGGGCCGCAAGCTGGCGGAGCAGGGGGCGGGAGTGCACGTGGCACGGGATCACAACCCTGACGTGGAGTGGCTGCGGGACCGGATCGCGGACATGCTGGACAATCCCGCGTTCGCGCGCAACGCCCGTCGACTGCGCGACGAGACGGCGCGGATGCCCTCCCCCTCCGACATCGTTCCCGTGCTCGAACGGCTCGCCGAGCGCTACAGGCGGGTTCCGGTCGGCAGGTGA
- a CDS encoding phytanoyl-CoA dioxygenase family protein has translation MTAQTADSPAESVGDDFVRNYREQGFAHVPGVLTSEEVARYRAAADRLYAAESPVVWGTSEEEVQVHYVEHAWQKEPLLRELALHPRITAIALRLAGCALRLYSSDLLVKEPRTALPTLVHDDEPGLPLANLDNALTAWIALGDVPAERGCLSFVPGSHRRPESDRQTRMESFADYRPMPNVWPDFPWRPRVTVPLRAGDVTFHHFRTVHMAGDNHSDERRVGNGVIYIDDGATYRPGVQDEHLRGMAPGQRLDGEDFPRIGHT, from the coding sequence ATGACCGCACAGACGGCCGACTCCCCCGCGGAGTCCGTGGGAGACGACTTTGTCCGAAACTACCGTGAGCAGGGGTTCGCGCACGTCCCCGGTGTGCTCACAAGCGAGGAGGTCGCACGGTACCGGGCCGCCGCCGACCGCCTCTACGCCGCCGAGTCACCCGTCGTGTGGGGGACCAGCGAGGAAGAGGTTCAGGTCCACTACGTCGAACACGCGTGGCAGAAGGAGCCCCTCCTGCGCGAACTGGCCCTCCACCCCAGGATCACGGCGATCGCGCTTCGACTGGCAGGCTGCGCACTGCGCCTCTACAGCAGCGACCTGCTCGTCAAGGAGCCCCGGACGGCACTGCCGACCCTGGTCCACGACGACGAGCCCGGACTTCCTCTCGCCAACCTGGACAACGCCCTGACCGCGTGGATCGCCCTGGGCGACGTCCCGGCCGAACGCGGATGCCTGAGTTTCGTGCCCGGCTCCCACCGGCGCCCCGAATCGGACCGCCAGACGCGTATGGAGAGCTTCGCCGACTACCGGCCGATGCCGAACGTGTGGCCGGACTTCCCGTGGCGCCCCAGGGTTACCGTGCCGTTGCGCGCCGGCGACGTGACCTTCCACCACTTTCGCACCGTGCACATGGCCGGAGACAACCACAGCGACGAACGGCGGGTGGGCAACGGCGTCATCTACATCGACGACGGGGCCACTTACCGACCGGGGGTGCAGGACGAGCATCTGCGCGGGATGGCTCCGGGCCAGCGGCTGGACGGCGAGGACTTCCCCCGCATCGGCCATACGTGA